A window of the Parambassis ranga chromosome 17, fParRan2.1, whole genome shotgun sequence genome harbors these coding sequences:
- the LOC114450196 gene encoding C-C motif chemokine 20-like, giving the protein MTPRGMITVATILLFIILGILCQVPAALSSHVSRSCCTMYYRKPLPFHRIKGYREQTMEGHCNIEAIIFYTIKNKEVCVTRNDKWVRKALELLSSKLKKMSKARSTTVKIPLRKTEKPSLQDGSRSFFGTTEAFLNSTESYY; this is encoded by the exons ATGACTCCAAGAGGCATGATCACCGTGGCGACcattctcctcttcatcatacTGGGCATACTATGCCAGGTGCCCGCTGCAT tgagtTCACATGTGAGCAGATCCTGTTGTACAATGTACTATAGGAAGCCATTGCCGTTCCACCGTATAAAGGGCTACAGAGAACAAACCATGGAGGGACACTGCAACATTGAGGCCATCAT CTTCTACACCATAAAGAataaagaggtgtgtgtgactCGGAATGACAAGTGGGTGAGAAAAGCTCTGGAGCTACTCAG ctcAAAACTGAAGAAGATGTCCAAGGCCAGGTCCACTACAGTGAAAATTCCACTGAGGAAAACTGAGAAGCCTTCACTTCAGGATGGGAGCAGATCTTTCTTCGGGACCACAGAGGCCTTCCTAAACTCTACTGAAAGTTACTACTAG
- the LOC114449219 gene encoding ephrin type-A receptor 4-A-like isoform X1 — MAANLWRTFSATIWIITLVSSSRTRIYPPNEVTLLDTRTVPGELKWAASPSEGGWEEVSIMDEKNIPIRTYQVCNVLEPNQNNWLRTDWIPRSGAQRVYVEVKFTLRDCNSLPGVTGTCKETFNLYYHESNEDRESYIKESSFIKVDTVAADESFTQVDVGDRIMKLNTEVRDVKVTTRKGFYLAFQDVGACIALVSVRVFYKTCPLTIRNLATFPDTVTGADTSSLVEVRGSCVNQSEEREEPKMYCGADGEWLVPIGGCLCNPGYEEKGGACKACPAGFYKAKSSDAGCTKCPPHSHSLREGATVCDCHSGFFRADTDPPSMACTQPPSAPQQLISVVNETSVVLEWAPPRRLGGRSDTSYSVECLICQTSSHSQLCLPCGSDVLFSPSQTGLKATRVVVSELRAHTHYTFIVHARNGVSQASGAGAAQSVSVSITTNQAAPSPVTSIQATDVTRHSLSLLWQQPDRPNGVILEYEVKFYEKDQRERSYRIMRTFSRSVDVTGLNPLTVYVFHVRARTAAGYGEFSAPFEFSTNSDPFPLIGEGVNSAFLLLSVSGVGILLLISAAVFIISRRRSKYSKTKQDSEEEKHLNPGVKIYVDPFTYEDPDQAIHEFAKEIDVSSIHIEKVIGMGEFGEVCSGRLRVQGKREIYVAIKSLKAGYSDKQRRDFLSEASIMGQFDHPNIIRLEGVVTRCKPLMIITEYMENGSLDAFLRKHDGQFTVIQLVGMLRGIASGMKYLSDMSYVHRDLAARNILVNSNLVCKVSDFGLSRVLEDDPEAAYTTREATGTYLSPGGKIPIRWTAPEAIAYRKFTTASDVWSYGIVMWEVVSYGERPYWDMNNQDVIKAIEEGYRLPAPMDCPVVLHQLMLDCWERERADRPTFSQILNMLDKLIRNPGTLRRTGGDRPAGTMLESGVGSEVCVSVVPEVCVSEWSVCEWLQSIGLERYRDTLAAAGYTSLDSLLALTHQEMDRLGIITPSHQDILIASVQQEMLSQMQHMQCSMVPV, encoded by the exons ATGGCTGCGAATCTATGGCGAACATTTTCAGCAACCATCTGGATAATAACACTAGTTTCAAGTTCGAGGACGAGGATTTATCCACCTAACGAAG TGACCCTGCTGGATACCAGGACAGTGCCAGGAGAGCTGAAATGGGCAGCCAGTCCTTCAGAGGGAGGG tgggAAGAGGTGAGCATAATGGACGAGAAGAACATCCCCATCAGAACCTACCAGGTGTGTAACGTCCTAGAACCTAATCAGAACAACTGGCTGAGGACTGACTGGATCCCTCGGTCCGGCGCTCAGCGAGTCTACGTCGAAGTCAAGTTTACACTGAGAGACTGCAACAGCCTGCCGGGGGTCACCGGCACCTGCAAG gagACATTCAATCTGTACTACCATGAGTCAAACGAAGACAGAGAGAGCTACATCAAAGAGAGCAGCTTCATTAAGGTGGACACTGTGGCAGCAGATGAGAGCTTCACCCAG GTTGATGTTGGAGATCGCatcatgaagctgaacactgaGGTGCGAGATGTGAAGGTCACGACCAGGAAGGGCTTTTACCTGGCCTTCCAGGATGTTGGTGCCTGCATAGCTTTGGTGTCTGTCAGAGTATTCTACAAAACCTGCCCACTCACTATTCGTAACCTGGCCACTTTTCCCGACACCGTTACCGGGGCTGACACCTCGTCCTTGGTGGAGGTTAGGGGGTCCTGCGTCAACCAATcagaagaaagagaggagcCTAAAATGTACTGTGGCGCTGACGGAGAGTGGTTGGTTCCTATTGGTGGATGTCTTTGCAACCCAGGATATGAAGAGAAGGGCGGTGCATGTAAAG cctgtCCTGCTGGTTTCTATAAGGCCAAGTCCTCAGATGCAGGATGCACCAAGTGTCCTCCACACAGCCACTCACTCAGAGAGGGAgccactgtgtgtgactgtcactCTGGTTTCTTCCGTGCTGACACTGACCCTCCCTCCATGGCCTGCACCc AGCCACCTTCAGCCCCGCAGCAGCTCATCTCTGTGGTAAATGAGACATCGGTCGTCTTGGAGTGGGCCCCCCCTCGTCGGTTGGGAGGAAGAAGTGACACCAGCTACAGTGTGGAGTGTCTCATCTGTCAAACCAGCAGCCACAGTCAG CTCTGCCTGCCCTGTGGTTCAGATGTGCTCTTCTCTCCCAGCCAGACTGGCCTGAAGGCCACCAGGGTGGTGGTGAGCGAACTCAGGGCCCACACACACTACACCTTCATCGTCCACGCACGCAACGGGGTCTCCCAGGCCAGTGGTGCAGGAGCTGCTCAGAGCGTTTCTGTAAGCATCACCACCAACCAAgctg CTCCCTCTCCAGTGACGTCCATCCAAGCCACGGATGTCACCAGGCACAGTCTGTCGTTGTTGTGGCAACAGCCAGATAGACCCAACGGGGTCATCCTGGAATATGAGGTCAAGTTCTATGAAAAG GATCAGAGAGAGAGGTCCTACCGCATAATGAGGACCTTCTCTCGGAGTGTAGATGTCACAGGTCTCAACCCTCTCACTGTTTACGTGTTCCATGTGCGTGCTCGCACAGCTGCTGGGTACGGAGAGTTCAGCGCTCCATTTGAATTCTCCACCAATTCAG ATCCCTTCCCTCTGATTGGAGAAGGAGTCAACTctgccttcctgctgctgtctgtcagcggGGTTGGAATTTTACTGCTGATATCTGCAGCAGTCTTCATCATTAGTCGCag AAGGAGCAAGTACAGTAAAACAAAGCAGgactcagaggaggagaaacatcTTAACCCAg GAGTCAAAATCTACGTGGACCCGTTCACCTATGAAGACCCCGATCAGGCCATCCATGAGTTTGCCAAGGAGATTGATGTTAGCAGCATTCACATCGAGAAGGTTATTGGCATGG GAGAGTTCGGGGAGGTGTGCAGTGGTCGGCTGCGCGTGCAGGGGAAGAGGGAGATCTATGTGGCCATCAAGAGTCTGAAGGCAGGATACTCTGACAAACAGAGAcgtgacttcctgtctgaggCGTCTATCATGGGACAGTTTGACCACCCCAACATCATCAGGCTGGAGGGCGTCGTCACCAGAT GCAAGCCACTGATGATCATCACAGAATACATGGAAAATGGATCCCTGGATGCATTTCTCCGA AAACATGACGGGCAGTTCACAGTGATCCAGCTGGTCGGCATGCTGCGCGGCATCGCCTCAGGTATGAAGTACCTGTCAGACATGAGCTACGTTCACAGAGACCTGGCCGCTCGGAACATCCTGGTCAACAGCAACCTGGTGTGTAAGGTGTCTGACTTTGGCCTGAGCCGAGTTCTGGAGGACGACCCAGAGGCCGCCTACACTACAAGG GAGGCCACTGGGACTTATCTGTCCCCTGGAGGGAAGATCCCAATCAGATGGACAGCTCCAGAGGCCATAGCCTACAGGAAGTTCACCACAGCCAGTGATGTGTGGAGCTACGGTATCGTCATGTGGGAGGTGGTTTCATATGGAGAGAGACCGTACTGGGACATGAACAACCAGGAT GTGATTAAAGCGATAGAGGAAGGTTATCGGCTGCCTGCGCCCATGGACTGTCCCGTGGTATTGCACCAGCTCATGCTGGATTGTTGGGAGAGAGAGCGTGCAGACAGACCCACCTTCAGCCAGATACTCAACATGCTGGACAAACTTATCCGCAACCCCGGGACTCTGCGCCGGACAGGAGGGGACAG ACCCGCTGGCACAATGTTGGAGTCAGGGGTGggctcagaggtgtgtgtgtcagtcgtaccggaggtgtgtgtgtcggagTGGTCGGTGTGTGAGTGGCTGCAGTCCATCGGGTTGGAGAGGTACAGAGACACCCTGGCGGCAGCAGGTTACACCAGCCTTGATAGCCTCCTGGCTCTCACACACCA GGAGATGGACAGACTTGGAATAATCACACCATCACATCAGGACATACTAATTGCCAGCGTGCAGCAAGAGATGCTGTCTCAAATGCAACACATGCAATGCTCTATGGTTCCAGTCTGA
- the LOC114449219 gene encoding ephrin type-A receptor 4-A-like isoform X3, whose protein sequence is MAANLWRTFSATIWIITLVSSSRTRIYPPNEVTLLDTRTVPGELKWAASPSEGGWEEVSIMDEKNIPIRTYQVCNVLEPNQNNWLRTDWIPRSGAQRVYVEVKFTLRDCNSLPGVTGTCKETFNLYYHESNEDRESYIKESSFIKVDTVAADESFTQVDVGDRIMKLNTEVRDVKVTTRKGFYLAFQDVGACIALVSVRVFYKTCPLTIRNLATFPDTVTGADTSSLVEVRGSCVNQSEEREEPKMYCGADGEWLVPIGGCLCNPGYEEKGGACKACPAGFYKAKSSDAGCTKCPPHSHSLREGATVCDCHSGFFRADTDPPSMACTQPPSAPQQLISVVNETSVVLEWAPPRRLGGRSDTSYSVECLICQTSSHSQLCLPCGSDVLFSPSQTGLKATRVVVSELRAHTHYTFIVHARNGVSQASGAGAAQSVSVSITTNQAAPSPVTSIQATDVTRHSLSLLWQQPDRPNGVILEYEVKFYEKDQRERSYRIMRTFSRSVDVTGLNPLTVYVFHVRARTAAGYGEFSAPFEFSTNSDPFPLIGEGVNSAFLLLSVSGVGILLLISAAVFIISRRRSKYSKTKQDSEEEKHLNPGVKIYVDPFTYEDPDQAIHEFAKEIDVSSIHIEKVIGMGEFGEVCSGRLRVQGKREIYVAIKSLKAGYSDKQRRDFLSEASIMGQFDHPNIIRLEGVVTRCKPLMIITEYMENGSLDAFLRKHDGQFTVIQLVGMLRGIASGMKYLSDMSYVHRDLAARNILVNSNLVCKVSDFGLSRVLEDDPEAAYTTRATGTYLSPGGKIPIRWTAPEAIAYRKFTTASDVWSYGIVMWEVVSYGERPYWDMNNQDVIKAIEEGYRLPAPMDCPVVLHQLMLDCWERERADRPTFSQILNMLDKLIRNPGTLRRTGGDSHSVCVSVVPEVCVSEWSVCEWLQSIGLERYRDTLAAAGYTSLDSLLALTHQEMDRLGIITPSHQDILIASVQQEMLSQMQHMQCSMVPV, encoded by the exons ATGGCTGCGAATCTATGGCGAACATTTTCAGCAACCATCTGGATAATAACACTAGTTTCAAGTTCGAGGACGAGGATTTATCCACCTAACGAAG TGACCCTGCTGGATACCAGGACAGTGCCAGGAGAGCTGAAATGGGCAGCCAGTCCTTCAGAGGGAGGG tgggAAGAGGTGAGCATAATGGACGAGAAGAACATCCCCATCAGAACCTACCAGGTGTGTAACGTCCTAGAACCTAATCAGAACAACTGGCTGAGGACTGACTGGATCCCTCGGTCCGGCGCTCAGCGAGTCTACGTCGAAGTCAAGTTTACACTGAGAGACTGCAACAGCCTGCCGGGGGTCACCGGCACCTGCAAG gagACATTCAATCTGTACTACCATGAGTCAAACGAAGACAGAGAGAGCTACATCAAAGAGAGCAGCTTCATTAAGGTGGACACTGTGGCAGCAGATGAGAGCTTCACCCAG GTTGATGTTGGAGATCGCatcatgaagctgaacactgaGGTGCGAGATGTGAAGGTCACGACCAGGAAGGGCTTTTACCTGGCCTTCCAGGATGTTGGTGCCTGCATAGCTTTGGTGTCTGTCAGAGTATTCTACAAAACCTGCCCACTCACTATTCGTAACCTGGCCACTTTTCCCGACACCGTTACCGGGGCTGACACCTCGTCCTTGGTGGAGGTTAGGGGGTCCTGCGTCAACCAATcagaagaaagagaggagcCTAAAATGTACTGTGGCGCTGACGGAGAGTGGTTGGTTCCTATTGGTGGATGTCTTTGCAACCCAGGATATGAAGAGAAGGGCGGTGCATGTAAAG cctgtCCTGCTGGTTTCTATAAGGCCAAGTCCTCAGATGCAGGATGCACCAAGTGTCCTCCACACAGCCACTCACTCAGAGAGGGAgccactgtgtgtgactgtcactCTGGTTTCTTCCGTGCTGACACTGACCCTCCCTCCATGGCCTGCACCc AGCCACCTTCAGCCCCGCAGCAGCTCATCTCTGTGGTAAATGAGACATCGGTCGTCTTGGAGTGGGCCCCCCCTCGTCGGTTGGGAGGAAGAAGTGACACCAGCTACAGTGTGGAGTGTCTCATCTGTCAAACCAGCAGCCACAGTCAG CTCTGCCTGCCCTGTGGTTCAGATGTGCTCTTCTCTCCCAGCCAGACTGGCCTGAAGGCCACCAGGGTGGTGGTGAGCGAACTCAGGGCCCACACACACTACACCTTCATCGTCCACGCACGCAACGGGGTCTCCCAGGCCAGTGGTGCAGGAGCTGCTCAGAGCGTTTCTGTAAGCATCACCACCAACCAAgctg CTCCCTCTCCAGTGACGTCCATCCAAGCCACGGATGTCACCAGGCACAGTCTGTCGTTGTTGTGGCAACAGCCAGATAGACCCAACGGGGTCATCCTGGAATATGAGGTCAAGTTCTATGAAAAG GATCAGAGAGAGAGGTCCTACCGCATAATGAGGACCTTCTCTCGGAGTGTAGATGTCACAGGTCTCAACCCTCTCACTGTTTACGTGTTCCATGTGCGTGCTCGCACAGCTGCTGGGTACGGAGAGTTCAGCGCTCCATTTGAATTCTCCACCAATTCAG ATCCCTTCCCTCTGATTGGAGAAGGAGTCAACTctgccttcctgctgctgtctgtcagcggGGTTGGAATTTTACTGCTGATATCTGCAGCAGTCTTCATCATTAGTCGCag AAGGAGCAAGTACAGTAAAACAAAGCAGgactcagaggaggagaaacatcTTAACCCAg GAGTCAAAATCTACGTGGACCCGTTCACCTATGAAGACCCCGATCAGGCCATCCATGAGTTTGCCAAGGAGATTGATGTTAGCAGCATTCACATCGAGAAGGTTATTGGCATGG GAGAGTTCGGGGAGGTGTGCAGTGGTCGGCTGCGCGTGCAGGGGAAGAGGGAGATCTATGTGGCCATCAAGAGTCTGAAGGCAGGATACTCTGACAAACAGAGAcgtgacttcctgtctgaggCGTCTATCATGGGACAGTTTGACCACCCCAACATCATCAGGCTGGAGGGCGTCGTCACCAGAT GCAAGCCACTGATGATCATCACAGAATACATGGAAAATGGATCCCTGGATGCATTTCTCCGA AAACATGACGGGCAGTTCACAGTGATCCAGCTGGTCGGCATGCTGCGCGGCATCGCCTCAGGTATGAAGTACCTGTCAGACATGAGCTACGTTCACAGAGACCTGGCCGCTCGGAACATCCTGGTCAACAGCAACCTGGTGTGTAAGGTGTCTGACTTTGGCCTGAGCCGAGTTCTGGAGGACGACCCAGAGGCCGCCTACACTACAAGG GCCACTGGGACTTATCTGTCCCCTGGAGGGAAGATCCCAATCAGATGGACAGCTCCAGAGGCCATAGCCTACAGGAAGTTCACCACAGCCAGTGATGTGTGGAGCTACGGTATCGTCATGTGGGAGGTGGTTTCATATGGAGAGAGACCGTACTGGGACATGAACAACCAGGAT GTGATTAAAGCGATAGAGGAAGGTTATCGGCTGCCTGCGCCCATGGACTGTCCCGTGGTATTGCACCAGCTCATGCTGGATTGTTGGGAGAGAGAGCGTGCAGACAGACCCACCTTCAGCCAGATACTCAACATGCTGGACAAACTTATCCGCAACCCCGGGACTCTGCGCCGGACAGGAGGGGACAG CCACAGT gtgtgtgtgtcagtcgtaccggaggtgtgtgtgtcggagTGGTCGGTGTGTGAGTGGCTGCAGTCCATCGGGTTGGAGAGGTACAGAGACACCCTGGCGGCAGCAGGTTACACCAGCCTTGATAGCCTCCTGGCTCTCACACACCA GGAGATGGACAGACTTGGAATAATCACACCATCACATCAGGACATACTAATTGCCAGCGTGCAGCAAGAGATGCTGTCTCAAATGCAACACATGCAATGCTCTATGGTTCCAGTCTGA
- the LOC114449219 gene encoding ephrin type-A receptor 4-A-like isoform X2 → MAANLWRTFSATIWIITLVSSSRTRIYPPNEVTLLDTRTVPGELKWAASPSEGGWEEVSIMDEKNIPIRTYQVCNVLEPNQNNWLRTDWIPRSGAQRVYVEVKFTLRDCNSLPGVTGTCKETFNLYYHESNEDRESYIKESSFIKVDTVAADESFTQVDVGDRIMKLNTEVRDVKVTTRKGFYLAFQDVGACIALVSVRVFYKTCPLTIRNLATFPDTVTGADTSSLVEVRGSCVNQSEEREEPKMYCGADGEWLVPIGGCLCNPGYEEKGGACKACPAGFYKAKSSDAGCTKCPPHSHSLREGATVCDCHSGFFRADTDPPSMACTQPPSAPQQLISVVNETSVVLEWAPPRRLGGRSDTSYSVECLICQTSSHSQLCLPCGSDVLFSPSQTGLKATRVVVSELRAHTHYTFIVHARNGVSQASGAGAAQSVSVSITTNQAAPSPVTSIQATDVTRHSLSLLWQQPDRPNGVILEYEVKFYEKDQRERSYRIMRTFSRSVDVTGLNPLTVYVFHVRARTAAGYGEFSAPFEFSTNSDPFPLIGEGVNSAFLLLSVSGVGILLLISAAVFIISRRRSKYSKTKQDSEEEKHLNPGVKIYVDPFTYEDPDQAIHEFAKEIDVSSIHIEKVIGMGEFGEVCSGRLRVQGKREIYVAIKSLKAGYSDKQRRDFLSEASIMGQFDHPNIIRLEGVVTRCKPLMIITEYMENGSLDAFLRKHDGQFTVIQLVGMLRGIASGMKYLSDMSYVHRDLAARNILVNSNLVCKVSDFGLSRVLEDDPEAAYTTRATGTYLSPGGKIPIRWTAPEAIAYRKFTTASDVWSYGIVMWEVVSYGERPYWDMNNQDVIKAIEEGYRLPAPMDCPVVLHQLMLDCWERERADRPTFSQILNMLDKLIRNPGTLRRTGGDRPAGTMLESGVGSEVCVSVVPEVCVSEWSVCEWLQSIGLERYRDTLAAAGYTSLDSLLALTHQEMDRLGIITPSHQDILIASVQQEMLSQMQHMQCSMVPV, encoded by the exons ATGGCTGCGAATCTATGGCGAACATTTTCAGCAACCATCTGGATAATAACACTAGTTTCAAGTTCGAGGACGAGGATTTATCCACCTAACGAAG TGACCCTGCTGGATACCAGGACAGTGCCAGGAGAGCTGAAATGGGCAGCCAGTCCTTCAGAGGGAGGG tgggAAGAGGTGAGCATAATGGACGAGAAGAACATCCCCATCAGAACCTACCAGGTGTGTAACGTCCTAGAACCTAATCAGAACAACTGGCTGAGGACTGACTGGATCCCTCGGTCCGGCGCTCAGCGAGTCTACGTCGAAGTCAAGTTTACACTGAGAGACTGCAACAGCCTGCCGGGGGTCACCGGCACCTGCAAG gagACATTCAATCTGTACTACCATGAGTCAAACGAAGACAGAGAGAGCTACATCAAAGAGAGCAGCTTCATTAAGGTGGACACTGTGGCAGCAGATGAGAGCTTCACCCAG GTTGATGTTGGAGATCGCatcatgaagctgaacactgaGGTGCGAGATGTGAAGGTCACGACCAGGAAGGGCTTTTACCTGGCCTTCCAGGATGTTGGTGCCTGCATAGCTTTGGTGTCTGTCAGAGTATTCTACAAAACCTGCCCACTCACTATTCGTAACCTGGCCACTTTTCCCGACACCGTTACCGGGGCTGACACCTCGTCCTTGGTGGAGGTTAGGGGGTCCTGCGTCAACCAATcagaagaaagagaggagcCTAAAATGTACTGTGGCGCTGACGGAGAGTGGTTGGTTCCTATTGGTGGATGTCTTTGCAACCCAGGATATGAAGAGAAGGGCGGTGCATGTAAAG cctgtCCTGCTGGTTTCTATAAGGCCAAGTCCTCAGATGCAGGATGCACCAAGTGTCCTCCACACAGCCACTCACTCAGAGAGGGAgccactgtgtgtgactgtcactCTGGTTTCTTCCGTGCTGACACTGACCCTCCCTCCATGGCCTGCACCc AGCCACCTTCAGCCCCGCAGCAGCTCATCTCTGTGGTAAATGAGACATCGGTCGTCTTGGAGTGGGCCCCCCCTCGTCGGTTGGGAGGAAGAAGTGACACCAGCTACAGTGTGGAGTGTCTCATCTGTCAAACCAGCAGCCACAGTCAG CTCTGCCTGCCCTGTGGTTCAGATGTGCTCTTCTCTCCCAGCCAGACTGGCCTGAAGGCCACCAGGGTGGTGGTGAGCGAACTCAGGGCCCACACACACTACACCTTCATCGTCCACGCACGCAACGGGGTCTCCCAGGCCAGTGGTGCAGGAGCTGCTCAGAGCGTTTCTGTAAGCATCACCACCAACCAAgctg CTCCCTCTCCAGTGACGTCCATCCAAGCCACGGATGTCACCAGGCACAGTCTGTCGTTGTTGTGGCAACAGCCAGATAGACCCAACGGGGTCATCCTGGAATATGAGGTCAAGTTCTATGAAAAG GATCAGAGAGAGAGGTCCTACCGCATAATGAGGACCTTCTCTCGGAGTGTAGATGTCACAGGTCTCAACCCTCTCACTGTTTACGTGTTCCATGTGCGTGCTCGCACAGCTGCTGGGTACGGAGAGTTCAGCGCTCCATTTGAATTCTCCACCAATTCAG ATCCCTTCCCTCTGATTGGAGAAGGAGTCAACTctgccttcctgctgctgtctgtcagcggGGTTGGAATTTTACTGCTGATATCTGCAGCAGTCTTCATCATTAGTCGCag AAGGAGCAAGTACAGTAAAACAAAGCAGgactcagaggaggagaaacatcTTAACCCAg GAGTCAAAATCTACGTGGACCCGTTCACCTATGAAGACCCCGATCAGGCCATCCATGAGTTTGCCAAGGAGATTGATGTTAGCAGCATTCACATCGAGAAGGTTATTGGCATGG GAGAGTTCGGGGAGGTGTGCAGTGGTCGGCTGCGCGTGCAGGGGAAGAGGGAGATCTATGTGGCCATCAAGAGTCTGAAGGCAGGATACTCTGACAAACAGAGAcgtgacttcctgtctgaggCGTCTATCATGGGACAGTTTGACCACCCCAACATCATCAGGCTGGAGGGCGTCGTCACCAGAT GCAAGCCACTGATGATCATCACAGAATACATGGAAAATGGATCCCTGGATGCATTTCTCCGA AAACATGACGGGCAGTTCACAGTGATCCAGCTGGTCGGCATGCTGCGCGGCATCGCCTCAGGTATGAAGTACCTGTCAGACATGAGCTACGTTCACAGAGACCTGGCCGCTCGGAACATCCTGGTCAACAGCAACCTGGTGTGTAAGGTGTCTGACTTTGGCCTGAGCCGAGTTCTGGAGGACGACCCAGAGGCCGCCTACACTACAAGG GCCACTGGGACTTATCTGTCCCCTGGAGGGAAGATCCCAATCAGATGGACAGCTCCAGAGGCCATAGCCTACAGGAAGTTCACCACAGCCAGTGATGTGTGGAGCTACGGTATCGTCATGTGGGAGGTGGTTTCATATGGAGAGAGACCGTACTGGGACATGAACAACCAGGAT GTGATTAAAGCGATAGAGGAAGGTTATCGGCTGCCTGCGCCCATGGACTGTCCCGTGGTATTGCACCAGCTCATGCTGGATTGTTGGGAGAGAGAGCGTGCAGACAGACCCACCTTCAGCCAGATACTCAACATGCTGGACAAACTTATCCGCAACCCCGGGACTCTGCGCCGGACAGGAGGGGACAG ACCCGCTGGCACAATGTTGGAGTCAGGGGTGggctcagaggtgtgtgtgtcagtcgtaccggaggtgtgtgtgtcggagTGGTCGGTGTGTGAGTGGCTGCAGTCCATCGGGTTGGAGAGGTACAGAGACACCCTGGCGGCAGCAGGTTACACCAGCCTTGATAGCCTCCTGGCTCTCACACACCA GGAGATGGACAGACTTGGAATAATCACACCATCACATCAGGACATACTAATTGCCAGCGTGCAGCAAGAGATGCTGTCTCAAATGCAACACATGCAATGCTCTATGGTTCCAGTCTGA